GTAGCATAGGCTATGTTGCAGCAAATGTAGGTCTACCtgtcacaataaaaaaaagttaccatgatgagatgataggtctacatACTGCGATGGGCTGTTGGTCCCCACCCTGGGCGTTGATGCTTCATCATGCAGTGACCAGAAAGATGGCCGTAGAGAATCCAGATTTAGACATCGCAAATAATTTAACAGTTCAATTTCACATCATGCTGTTCATAAAACTAATTTATTATAATGTACCGGTTTCTCGCAGTTATTTATCCTGGGAAGAGGGAGTGGTTTTGGGTGGTGAATCTTGGTAACCGGGTTCCTGCCATTCAACCCTCTACATTGtttttaaaaggtatctgtgaccaacagatgcatatctgtattcccagtcatgtgaaatccataattagggcctaattataattttttttattgattgatttccttatgaactttaactcagtaaaatctttgaaattgttgcatgttgcatttatatttttgttcagtgtagatgtgGTGTGGATATTAAAAGATAAAACCTACACTAGATAACCAGACTACCAACATCCATATTGCATCCAAGTCACCCTTTCCACAGATTTTTGAAATGGACTTTGAACAAGATACTGCATTATCTATAGGGCTATCTTTGGCTGATTAATAGGCCTAGTAAGAGAAATGTCCATGGCTACAAGAATATCATTACGTTTCCACTATGCAGCAGAACTCTAGTTACCCACTCAACCTGgactcagagcattttgtattattctgtaagtAAATCCAAGACCCTCCATTTAGTATGTTACATTtgatatggttacataagacagatggtttaTTAAGGCAAAAATGAAAGTAGGTGGTTAGTCGGGGTGGATGGGGGTTGCGAAttcaaatctcatcacagacaactttagcaacttttcaactacttgctactttgcatgttagctaacccttcccctaacccttttaaacctaactcctaaacttaacccctagcctagctaacgttagcaagctagctggaattcataacatataataCGTTTTGATAATTTGTAACGTAttatacattttgcaaattcataacatattgtacgtttggAAATTCGTACCATATTATACAAATTGTAATATATCATacgaaatgtttattttattaatttattttacctttattttaccagatatgttgactgagaacacactcatttacagcaacaacctggggaatagttacgggggggtgaatgagccaattggaagctggggatgattaggtggccataaTTGAATGAGGACCAGATTAgggatttagccaggacaccgaggTTGACactcctactcttacgataagtgccataggatctttagtgaccacagagagtcaggacacgcttttaatgtcccatccaaaagacggtACCCTACACTGGGCAATGTCCCCAAtgactgccctggggaattggatgtacagtgaattcagaaagtattcagaccccttgacttttcccacattttgttaagttacagccttattctaaaatgtattaaattgttttttccctcatcaatctaagcACAATACCCAATCATGACAAAGCAAATAtcacctttacataagtattcagaccctttactcagtactttgttggcagcgattacagcctccaatcttcttgggtatgacgctacaagcttggaacacctgtatttggggagtttctcccattcatctctgcagatcctctcaatctctgtcaggttggatgggggagcgtcgctgcacagctattttcaggtctctccagagatgttcgatcgggttcaagaccTGGCTCTGGCTGATTCACTCAatgatattcagagacttgtcctgaagcaactcatgcattgtcttgtctgtgtgcttaggttcgttgtcctgttgaaaggtgaaccgtagtcacagtctgaggtcctgagctctctgaagcaggttttcaccaaggatctctctgtactttgctccgttcatctttccctcaatacTGACTAATCTCTcattccctgccgctgaaagacatccccacaggatgatgctgccaccaccatgcttcaccgtagggatggtgccaggtttcctccagacgtgatgcttggcattcaggccaaagagttcaatcttggtttcatcagacctgagaatcttgtttcttatggactaagagtcctttaggtgcctttttgctaactctaagcgggctgtgatgtgccttactgaggagtggcttctgtctggccactctaccataaattcctgataggtggagtgctgcagagatgggagacccttccagaaggaaaaccatctccacagacgaactctggagctgtgtcagagtgaccattgggttcttggtcacctccctgaccaaggcccttctactcCAATTGCtctgtttggctgggcggccagctctaggaagagtcttgatggttccaaattcttccatttaagaatgatggaggccactgtgttattggggaccttcaatgctaaaGAAAaatggtaccctttcccagatctgtgcctcgacacaatcctgtctcggagctctatggacaattccatcgacatcatggcttggtttttgctctaaagtgcagtgtcaactgtgggactttatatagacaggtgtgtgcctttccaaatcatgtccaatcaattgaatttaccacaggtggactccaatcaagttgtagaaacatctcaaggatgatcaatggaaaccggatgcaccggagctcaatttcgagtctcatagcaaagggtctgaatacttatgtaaataaggtttatttttttacatttgcaaacatttctaaaaacctgcttctgctttgtcattatggggtattgtgtgtagattgatgaagaatacaattaatttaatccattttagaataaggctgtaacataacaaaatgtggaaaaagtcaagtgatctgaatactttccgaatgcactgtatctatattttttagaccagagtaAAGAGTCCATACTGATGACCCTCCACCACTTCCCGCAGCATatggtctcccatccaaggaccaaccctgcttcgctgcagaggcaagccagcagtgggatataGGGTGGTGAACTGCTGCCTAAAATAGAAAATGGGagatccacaaattaatacatcccatatgaaacgtaacataccatactaaatggagtgtatCGGATTTAAGTatagaataatacgaaatgctctgagaccagctcGATACACTCTACACTCAGTAGGCCTAAACAGTTTTCCAGTTGTCCAACCATTTTATGcaagtaaagtacatgtcggttaaaaaaaaatgtcacgcCCGGCCTGATGGAAACGGAACATTTatcggtaaactttccaaatgtcgacaaaacaagaTACTATAATCAAGGTGGGATATTTTTGTGTCGGTAGAATCAATTACGCGAGAAATGCCGGTGGTAATGGTATTAGGCCCAAATATTTCTatatcatatcgaagtaaacttggagccACGCGATGATGTTGTGTGGTCCTACGAGTCGGGAaaacatgcagtttattaggataCATATTAATTTATGATTTTACAATATTCGCATTCCAATTGGATTGAAACCTAGCTCGTGATTGCAATAATAGATACATGATTAGTCGGTAATTACAATGCCATTTATAAAATATGAaatgtttaacttttttttaaaatattcaATTTAAGGTACATTTGCAGATAATTAATATTTAACTCGCAAGGTTGATGACCTGGCTAAAAGTTAATTGAAAGCGCAACGTTTAGGTTAACTTCAAAAGCTAAATAGCGTGCTACTACGCCATGGACTTCACGGGAATTGAATAATAAACAACAAAAAGAAATGTCTGAATAAATGACAGAAAATTGTCTGAGTTAGAGATCCATCCGGAGTCCATTCGTGGTAACACCGTGGCTATGTCTACGATACGGTGGCAGTGGCACAGAGTGAACTTAAGTTTGCTTTATAAATGCTGTGGTATTTCTTCAAAACCATTCACGTTTTGTGGCACTCACTTACTGTGAAGAGTCCCATCGAAAGCCTCACTAGTTATCCAAAAAAGACTGCTTCTTCTGAAATAATCGCGGCCATGGTGGCTTTCAACTGGTCCCTATGTCAAATCAGTACTTGCAACGATAACCGTGGAAATGCTTGTGTAACGTAGGCCACACACATACTTACTTATTATTAAGGAAGTttcttataaaaaaaatattcataaatattatcctgccaaccactatatgaagacgtttttaaaaaacaaataaaaattgtacctttttgtaatgaccacccagaaacagtgttgcatatTTTTGGCATTGTTTTCATGTAAGGAATCTGGCAGACATCAGTAGATtgtaattgaacacatttatgaagattgtACACTATTATGGAGATGTGCTGCTTGGATTCTTAACTTATGATAAAATTGTTTCAACTTATTTCTATGTAATtcatttaattattattttggccAAATTCCATATtcacaaatgtacatttacaaacaaaacaccacATTTTATTACCTTAAATTATACTATATTTTAAGACAAATACTCTGccaacaaaaaagctgttagtattataactgtgtgtattgatttgtcgttaataaaaatgtataaaaatgaaatgaacattttaaaataacaaacaacaaaaaataataacaaaaacGTAGTAGACTGCTGTCTGTTTGATGTTCAGTGCTATTCGGGATTctaaaccctaaccataaccctttacCTAACCTTAACAGTTTAAATAGTTAACTTCAATGGGGTATAGCATGGACCCTGTCTGAATAGGGTTAGGCTGTTGTGGGGTAAATCTTTCTTTCAGTCATATGATATCATCCAAGGAATGATAGGAATTGCTTTGAATGTGTGCATGCATTTAAACATTTGAACATTTATAATATATAGGCTATATACTTATTTTGCTGATGCTTTGTGGGGTTTTTTCTATTCTATTCAAAGTTATAAGATTAAAGTCAAAGTGGGAGATTATCCAACTTGTTTATTGACGTAGCCAAGATCTAAGCTAATGGTTCTACAGTAAGCCGGTCATGGGACCATTTAAGTGTTTACAATCTTGTTAATGTCTCACCATCTGAATGAAAATAATGAAACAATGAGGTCATTTCACCATTAGTCAAATGGCCCATTTGGTCAAACTGTTTATCATTACTCATTTACTCTCTGATCATTGCATGGTATGTGTCAGAAGTATTTAAATCCTGACAACAAACAAACTTAATGGACTCAAAGAATAGCCTACATGAGGCTGTTATGCAATAGAAACTATGTATATGTATGTGCTATGCATTGAACATCATATGATATATTCTGTTATGTGAAAATGCAAATGATATATATAGACTATATATGTATTGAGGTGGACAATGCTGATTTTGCAAGGGGCTTGAAGGACAAACATCCATGCATAATGTGTGATAGGATTAGGATAACCCCCAGAATGAATTGCTGTCGGGTACTGTACATTGGCCGAAAGAATGGAACTCTTGTGAGCCGTCCCAAAACATGGAGACACCGATCCTGATTGTCCAGATAAGGAATGAAAAGACACAATCTCACCGGCCAATCTGAAAAGTGAGATAATTGTTGTTTATTGCATCTGATTACTTATTATTAATATATACCGACCGGTAAGAGAGAAAATGCCAAAATAATTATTTCAGGGGCAATGGGTGCCATTGATGTGAAACTGTCCTCTGGCTCAGTCTTTCCCATAGGCTATGAAGAAACCAGCAAGTCTGGACAAGTCAAACTCAGTGATGAGCTTGTTACCTACTATTAGTGGGTACAACCCCTGGCCTTTCCCTGTAATGGGCCTATACATCAATGATTGATGAGGCAGCATGTTGATAATGGTCCTATTAATTACCAAACAATTAAACATCCATGTTTTTCTTATTTTGATAGCTTGTATCTGTGTTGTATTTGAAAAGAAAACAGCAGTTGTGAAAAAGGTGTCATTCATGAATGGCATTGTGCATTTCACAAAGAAGCCATGTGAGTTAATATTTCTTCATGCTAATTTTGTAAATGTTTGGGTAATTAAAATGCTCCATTGTGGTTGACATAGCCATTAGCAAAGGACTTTCAGTGACTCCCCCGTAATCATTTTCAACATGCGCCGTTGAAATAATGTAAATTGTTGAAATAATCCAAAATTGTTGTCTTGTTTTTATAAGCCCTTCTGTAATTTTATGACGCTTAATAATGGATATACTTGCACATCTATCTATTCCTGTTCACATATTGATTTGTGgtagtgcaaaaaaaaaaatgcactAAGCTCATACAAATTCCCTTCTCACTGCACACAAACCACTGGTTGATAAACACATACCAAAACACAAGTTATTGAATTGCTGGAAAAACAAATGTTAATGAATGCAAACAAACCATGAATTTGCACTGCAAAAAACAAAGCATTTATAATAGTTTGTTGACACATTGCCAAACACTAACGTTCATAAGGCACCTTGAAAATGCAGTAAATCAACTACACATTTGCTACACACAAGTAAGCATTTGTTACAGTTATACGGCACCTTGAGACAAAACGTTCAACTCGTCATACATGTCCGATTTCATTCAGTAATGTATTTTATGTCTGATTCTTGTGTGCCAATGACCTTGCATGTGATGTGGATGATGTCGCTAGGGGTGGATGGGAGAGGGCCATTAGTCCAAAGTCCATTCAGATCTTAACCTCAGCAAATcaaagacacccccccccccccccctccaacacaAATTTACATCACCTCAAACTGTCACCAGAAAAATCACACTACATCATCAGCACTTTATTTGAGGCGGAGGGTACTAGAGTCTTGTGATCTGTATAAAATGGGCGGTCAGTACATTTGGGAGACAGAGCCCTTACAGACACCAACAGATTCTTACACATCTTAAAAAGCGTCAGCCAAAAAGTATGTGGAAGAACACCAGCACTGGTAAGGAGAGGTCACTGGATGGCACAGAATATCGGTTGGATATCagatctgtatttttttttagcaAGCCAGGTGATTCATAGATGATAATTGTTGTCATTTTGGGGGGGAAATGGAACCAAGTGGCTTCATTTTTATTCTTTAAAGCTGAACATTTGCTTTTGTAAAACATTGGATTTTTGTGGGTGAAAAATCTAAGAAACTTTACAGATTTTTGActtaacacattttttttctaagtgtatctagaacctaaaagggttctgcGGTTGACCCATAGGAAAGACCTTTAAAGAACCCTCCAGGTAGAATGGttttggttccacatagaacccgTTCtatagagggttctacatggattctcctatggggacagccgaaaaacCACTTTAGAACTTAGAGTGTATGGGGTTTGTTTGCCACTTGTAATGCTGCAAAGTGATAGGCAataatgtgtacagtatgtggctCTCTTTGCTGGAGACAACCTCACTACATGATAAGaccccacccccaccatctctgtCCTGCCATGGCTCCTGTCTCCCTCATATCTGACCTGTTTTCCCCTCAGATGACCCTAGACAGGTGGCAGTCACTGGAGGCTTGTCCCGGAGTACCAACCGCAGAAAGAGGACCAGCTTCACCAAAGAGCACGTGGCACTTCTCCGTGTCACATTTGAGACAGACCCTTACCCTGgcatcagcctgagagagagccTGTCTCAGAACACAGGCCTACCTGAATCTCGCATCCAGGTAAgcagctaaacacacacacacacacacacacaaggctgtagaataaggctgtaacgtaacaaaatgttgagaaagtcaaggggtttgaatacttcctgaatgcactgtatgcagcatgtacacacacaagtgtaattGGGGTTGTTTACATTACAGCGTCTCTGTGTTCAAATGTGGCCAGCATAGGTGCTGCTGATACTAGTATCAGGGTTTCTGTTTATCTTTTAAATCACTAAGATGATGTAAGCGGTTTTTATCTGTGGTATTGTTTGGTCTGACTGATAGACTGTACTACACTTATTGTAAACAGAGCAGACAACAGCAAGATAAGCCCCAACACTCTCATAATATTCTACAGGTGTTTGTTTGTGGGCTTGGGAAATTATTAGCATGGGCACAAAGCAGATAATAATAATCTTAGTCATTAGAGTCAACTAACTGCAACACAGTATCTGTTTGCATCGGATGTACATTCTAACTGCTATGTAATAACACAATTGTTTTGTCATCTCTCTCCAGGTGTGGTTCCAGAACAGGAGGGCTCGGACTATGAAGTATAAGGGAGCTAAGGCCGTGTGGCAGTCTGACTCTGGCTTCCACTCCCCTGGTGGGTTCACCCCTGTCCAGGACACAGTTTCTCAGCACCGCACCATGGGGACAGGGGCTACCCAGCCTGACCTGGCCCCTCTGTCCACCTCCCCCTGCCTGCCCCCTGCCTACCCCATCCAGTTGAAGGAGGAGTTGGATGACTTTTTCTATGGATGCTGCCCTTCACCCTACACTGGAGTGGAGGAGACTGGCAACTACAACTCCCTGTTTGAACTGAAGCAAGCCAGGGTGCTGGGATACAGTGCCAGCCCACCACTGAATAGCCCCAGGCACCAGATGGTTCCAGGAGCCTGGCCCCAGGCGGGTGATCAGATGTCCCCAGTGCAGTCCACGTGGAGCCCCTTTCCTCTGGAGGTAAGGAAAAGCAGCGCAGGCTCCAGCCAGGCCTTCCTTTACCATAGCTCAGCTGAGCAGCAGCCCCTCTACAGCAACCCCCAGGAAGCCTATGGAGGCCCCATTACCCAGACCCAGGCCCCAGTCACCCCGGATTCCGGCTGCTGGGAGGTTGGACAAGAGAACACCCCTACGATGAAAGGCCAAGGTTCCCAGTTGTATGGCTCCTGGAGCATGGATatgtctaccccagaatacccagagctccctgtcctgtccctgcAGGATATCCTGAGGGAGCTGGATGAAGAGTGCTGGGAGGGAAACAGCCTGAACAGCTACCCCAATGAGGATAATCTGGTTAACTGTTAACTTTTTTTTGTGGAAAAACAAGAGGGTTTTACTGTATATCCTGTGTTGCTGGAATGTCAACTATGGACTACATGTTGACAGaaatgttctcagagagagagagagagaggggatcatCTTTAGGAATTCTACAACAATCATATTCATTCTCCCTCATGAACTTCATTTTACATTATCTATATATCTATTTATTCATCTTTTGTTCTCTGTACTTAAAttctaaatacatttttattaaaacagagtttacatttgttttattctgaATAACTTTTTCTGAAGAACTCATTGCATTACAACAGCTTTTATCAGTGGAGAACTGAACTGACACCTTTGATTTCAGAGGAAGTAATATAATATATTGCTGATTTTATAAAGTATTATGCCATACTGAAGGGTATTTCAAACAGGTCAAAGAGCCTAAGTAGGGCTTCAAGATGTTATGAGTAAGCCTTGAATTTACATTTCTTTACACTCATTTGCATTCGTCATGCATGTGATCAGTTGTCACTCATGCACAGCGTAAAGAAACACATCCACTAAGACGGTGGTTGTGAGTCACAGATTCATAGTATGCGAATCCGAGTAGCTGGTcattgtaggcctactgtatcagTTATAATGCTGTTTCTGACCATAACTCTTAAGTTGTCCATACAAGCCACTTTGTGAAGTGCCACATTGTTCTTGTGTCAAGtgtcccgagtggcacagtggtctaagtcactgcatctcagtgcaagaggtgtcactccAGTACCTCGTTCGAAtccaggccgtgattgggagtcccatagggcaacacataattggcccagcgtcgtccgggtttggccggggtaggccgttattgtaaataagaatttgttcttcactgacttgcctagttacattttttaaaagagtCACTGGTGGTCAATGATACTGATCGTACCGTATTCTTACAGCAGTTATGCAATTATGCCACTTGAGGTCATTAGAGAACCGTTCATTTTGAATTTCATGGTTACCTCTCAACTCGTCCAGATGTATTCAGAGATCTACTTTATCTATAGGTCTACTACATTAAGGTCTTGGTACATTTTACAACTAGCAACTTGAGACACAGGGAAAGTATCACTGTATGAGCTCAAGGACATGCTAGATGACCATAAATGACCAATTGAAATTATTATACATCATAGGGTACATTTTATAGATTTTAGAAACTTGATTCTGATTCAATATTATGTATTTTCTCTATTTTGTttggtatttattttatttcttggACCATGTACACTTGTAATGCTTTCCTATGCTGAAATTTTCTCAGGTCGCTCGCTCGCAAAACTTCCACCCTCAAGAGACTTTCTTCCtactaaaataaaatataaatactttGGAAAGAATGTATATTAGAAATGATTTAGCTAAATCACAAACATTTTTGAATATAAATAGGACAGTCTATGCCATCTATGGTTCTGTCACTCCTGGATATGTCTTAAGATACTGTAAGATTTCTATAGACACCATTGAAGATCCCACCGGTCAACCCATGACCTCACTACACCTCTCATAATACAGTGGCATCTACCTGATCAGCAGAGTAGGGAGATACATATTTCTGTTGCTAGGACCCAACACTTTCCTGTGgctgctacctctgtagtcacaCCTATAACCCACACGGGAAAATGAGCTGTGAGACACAATCGAAAGAGAGACGCTCTCTCACACAGCAACACCATTCATTCACAGTAACGTCCCTCATTACACAGGTCATGGAGGAACATGGAGGAAAATGTTTTGTGTGCAAAGGTGAACATAACAAAAGGATTACTCACGTATAGTGATCTTTTGTAGTAGTGTAGGTAATGAGCCTTGATACCTCAGAGACCTCAAGAGGAGACAGAAATGCATGTACgtatgcgtgcacacacacacgcacacactgtttTCCTATCCCCTTACGATCTGCATCAATCAATGGAAGTGAAGATGTgcagaaagacaggagagaaatCCCAAAGCCGTGAGATGAGATCTtatgtaaataagaacttgtagTGCAGGACCACACTGAGGGTTTGGTGAAATTACAAGCCATATTCTTTAGTGAAGCCTGGGCTCATACcctagaagtgtgtgtgtgtgtgtgtgtgtgtgtgtgtgtgtgtacatgtacatgtttgcatacagtgcattcgggaagttttcaaaccccttgactttttccacatgttgtacGTTACAGCcctgttctaaaattgattcaattg
This window of the Oncorhynchus clarkii lewisi isolate Uvic-CL-2024 chromosome 1, UVic_Ocla_1.0, whole genome shotgun sequence genome carries:
- the LOC139416813 gene encoding uncharacterized protein, giving the protein MKYKGAKAVWQSDSGFHSPGGFTPVQDTVSQHRTMGTGATQPDLAPLSTSPCLPPAYPIQLKEELDDFFYGCCPSPYTGVEETGNYNSLFELKQARVLGYSASPPLNSPRHQMVPGAWPQAGDQMSPVQSTWSPFPLEVRKSSAGSSQAFLYHSSAEQQPLYSNPQEAYGGPITQTQAPVTPDSGCWEVGQENTPTMKGQGSQLYGSWSMDMSTPEYPELPVLSLQDILRELDEECWEGNSLNSYPNEDNLVNC